A stretch of Desulfobacter hydrogenophilus DNA encodes these proteins:
- a CDS encoding HAD-IIA family hydrolase, translating to MMRTDNRTYQKTFILDMDGVIYTKSKLIPGAADFVCRLKQKNFKFLFLTNNSYYTAKQLKGRLSEMGINVTEDYFYTSAMATASFLKTQKPMGCSAYVIGGQGIIEEFEKHNITVTSENPDYVVLAETEAYDYKKIIEATHLIREGAKFIATNPDLTGPTLRGPVPACGALVAPIEKVTGIAPYFLGKPNPTMMYWARKKMGVHSANCFMIGDRMDTDIIGGLESGMTTCLVLTGVTTRKNMTRFPYQPDYIFSNLGEIDPDTILSRRDRVEKDL from the coding sequence ATGATGCGCACAGATAACAGAACATACCAAAAAACGTTTATTCTTGACATGGATGGTGTCATCTACACAAAATCAAAACTGATTCCTGGTGCTGCGGATTTTGTGTGTCGCCTCAAACAGAAAAATTTCAAGTTTTTATTTTTGACCAATAATTCTTATTATACAGCCAAACAGCTCAAGGGTCGTCTCTCTGAAATGGGCATCAATGTAACAGAGGATTATTTTTATACTTCGGCCATGGCTACGGCAAGTTTTTTAAAAACCCAGAAGCCAATGGGTTGTTCCGCTTATGTTATCGGCGGGCAGGGAATTATTGAAGAGTTTGAAAAACATAACATAACGGTTACGTCCGAAAATCCGGATTATGTGGTGCTTGCGGAAACCGAGGCATATGATTATAAAAAAATAATTGAAGCCACACATTTAATCCGGGAAGGGGCAAAATTTATTGCAACGAATCCGGATTTGACCGGCCCTACGCTTCGGGGGCCGGTGCCTGCCTGCGGTGCCTTGGTTGCTCCAATCGAGAAAGTGACCGGAATCGCCCCTTACTTTCTTGGGAAGCCCAATCCCACAATGATGTACTGGGCCCGGAAAAAAATGGGCGTTCATTCAGCCAATTGCTTTATGATCGGTGATAGAATGGATACCGATATTATTGGGGGCCTGGAATCGGGAATGACAACCTGTCTCGTTTTGACAGGCGTGACCACCCGAAAGAATATGACCCGTTTCCCTTATCAGCCGGATTATATTTTTAGCAATTTGGGTGAAATTGATCCTGATACGATATTGTCTAGACGGGACCGGGTGGAAAAGGATCTATGA
- the nhaR gene encoding transcriptional activator NhaR, which translates to MEWLNYHHLYYFWIVMREGSITAASIRLRLAQSTISAQLTKLEESLGGKLFNRQGRKLEATDLGQLVFQYADKIFPLGRELMDQIHNRPVVGPLSLNVGIVDVVPKLMARKLIEPALCMEKTVRLACHEGKEKDLLADLALHNLDLVISDGLPQRGPSVKTYNHFLGECGVTFFAEKKLAQSLSEKFPNCLDNAPMVMPMTMSWLRGALDQWFDALSIRPVVVAEFEDNALLTVFGQAGDGVFMGPTIIESEVKAQCQVDIIGRCDNIKERFYAISVERILKHPAVVAITDTARHSVFSSE; encoded by the coding sequence ATGGAATGGCTTAATTATCATCATCTTTACTATTTCTGGATAGTTATGAGAGAAGGCAGCATTACCGCAGCCAGTATCCGGCTCAGACTGGCGCAGTCAACCATCAGTGCCCAGCTGACCAAGCTGGAGGAATCTTTGGGTGGGAAATTGTTCAACCGGCAGGGGCGAAAGCTGGAAGCCACCGATCTGGGGCAGCTGGTATTTCAATATGCCGATAAAATATTTCCCCTGGGGCGCGAATTGATGGATCAGATTCACAACCGACCGGTGGTCGGCCCGCTTTCACTGAACGTGGGGATCGTGGATGTGGTGCCCAAGCTCATGGCCCGAAAGCTGATAGAACCAGCCCTGTGTATGGAAAAAACCGTTCGTCTGGCTTGCCACGAAGGCAAGGAGAAAGATCTGCTGGCGGATCTTGCCCTGCACAATCTTGATCTGGTGATTTCCGACGGATTGCCGCAACGTGGTCCCAGCGTGAAAACCTACAATCATTTTTTAGGTGAATGTGGCGTCACTTTTTTTGCCGAAAAAAAACTGGCGCAAAGCCTGTCTGAAAAATTCCCGAATTGTCTGGATAACGCTCCTATGGTAATGCCCATGACCATGTCATGGCTCCGAGGGGCTCTCGATCAATGGTTTGACGCTTTATCCATTCGGCCGGTGGTGGTGGCGGAATTTGAGGACAATGCGCTGCTGACAGTCTTCGGGCAGGCCGGAGACGGTGTGTTCATGGGGCCTACTATTATTGAATCAGAGGTCAAAGCCCAGTGCCAGGTGGATATCATCGGCCGGTGCGACAATATCAAGGAACGGTTTTATGCGATTTCTGTTGAGCGAATACTTAAGCATCCGGCGGTTGTGGCCATCACCGACACCGCGCGCCATTCAGTGTTTTCCAGCGAGTAA
- a CDS encoding HigA family addiction module antitoxin yields the protein MRLKLQIITDNVSRRLPKNRPPTHPGEMLLEEFVKPLHITQTELAQKLGVSYPRLNEIIKGRRSVPPDTALRLSQVLGMPADFWLGLQQNWDLWHAMNSPKSIDIKELKPLSIKKENCA from the coding sequence ATGAGATTGAAATTACAGATTATCACTGATAATGTTTCGAGGAGACTCCCCAAAAATCGTCCCCCAACGCATCCGGGAGAAATGCTTTTGGAAGAATTTGTCAAACCGCTTCATATCACCCAAACGGAACTTGCTCAAAAATTGGGCGTATCATATCCTCGTCTCAACGAAATTATTAAAGGTCGTCGATCAGTCCCCCCGGACACTGCGCTTAGATTGTCTCAAGTTTTAGGGATGCCCGCAGACTTCTGGCTTGGTTTGCAACAAAATTGGGATTTATGGCACGCAATGAATAGTCCAAAATCAATTGATATCAAAGAACTGAAACCACTCTCAATTAAGAAAGAAAATTGTGCTTAA
- a CDS encoding TIGR00725 family protein, whose amino-acid sequence MSLAFDLESNLIDLRSARIFSPANRVWDELDTIPGELVPVSETDAVTRLQQQSGRCRVPVGILGGRKASEEQLADALALGTLIAQMGLTLICGGRQGVMEATCKGAAEAGGICVGLLPDENPGAANPYVTIPLATGIGVARNAILTRAALCLVAIGGSYGTLSEIAFGLQFEKKVLGLSGAPNIPGMLPCRSPKEAAARIARVVLNLPQ is encoded by the coding sequence ATGTCACTGGCTTTTGACTTAGAAAGCAACCTTATTGATCTGCGCTCGGCGCGGATTTTTTCCCCGGCGAATCGGGTCTGGGACGAACTTGACACCATTCCGGGGGAACTTGTCCCGGTATCGGAAACGGATGCGGTCACCCGGCTGCAGCAGCAAAGCGGCCGTTGCCGGGTCCCGGTGGGAATTTTGGGCGGCCGAAAGGCGTCGGAAGAACAGCTTGCAGATGCGTTGGCATTGGGAACGCTCATTGCCCAGATGGGGCTGACCCTGATCTGCGGCGGACGCCAGGGGGTTATGGAGGCTACCTGCAAGGGGGCGGCCGAGGCCGGCGGAATCTGTGTGGGACTGCTGCCCGATGAAAATCCCGGTGCCGCCAACCCCTATGTCACCATCCCGCTGGCCACCGGTATCGGCGTGGCCAGAAACGCAATCCTGACCCGGGCCGCCCTTTGCCTTGTGGCCATAGGCGGGAGCTACGGCACCCTTTCGGAGATTGCCTTTGGCCTGCAGTTTGAAAAAAAGGTGCTCGGCCTATCAGGGGCGCCGAATATTCCGGGTATGCTCCCCTGCCGCAGCCCGAAAGAGGCTGCCGCCCGGATTGCCCGGGTGGTCCTGAATCTGCCCCAATAG
- a CDS encoding alpha/beta fold hydrolase, whose translation MQTELNGIQLAYDEVGEGPAVLLIHGFPLCRQMWRPQMQALAAAGFRAVVPDLRGFGESEPGTEVGSTDLLADDLIVLLDHLGIEKAVVGGMSMGGYVMLNLLARYPERFSAACFIVTRADADDETARGKRNHLIAEVKAGRPDVVATAFTPLLFADQTVAERPELVDEVRGWMAAASPSGLVVGLEAIRDRSDSSALLPQLKIPALIMGAHEDKAIPPEKSTGMAEQIPGAQLCMVAAAGHMVNIEQPDAFNSALLDFLRDN comes from the coding sequence ATGCAAACGGAGCTTAACGGTATTCAATTGGCTTATGATGAAGTAGGAGAGGGGCCCGCAGTATTGTTGATTCACGGATTTCCCCTTTGCCGTCAAATGTGGCGGCCCCAGATGCAGGCTTTGGCTGCCGCCGGTTTCCGGGCTGTGGTTCCTGATCTGAGGGGATTCGGGGAGAGTGAACCGGGCACTGAGGTCGGGTCGACGGATCTGTTGGCCGATGATTTGATCGTGCTGCTGGATCATCTCGGTATCGAGAAAGCCGTGGTCGGCGGCATGTCCATGGGTGGGTATGTGATGCTCAACTTGCTGGCCCGTTATCCGGAACGGTTTTCCGCTGCCTGTTTCATCGTCACCCGCGCTGATGCCGACGACGAAACCGCCCGGGGCAAGCGCAACCATCTGATCGCCGAGGTTAAAGCCGGTCGGCCGGATGTGGTGGCAACTGCTTTTACCCCGCTTCTTTTTGCTGACCAGACTGTTGCTGAGCGTCCTGAGTTGGTGGATGAGGTGCGCGGCTGGATGGCGGCTGCTTCTCCCTCCGGTTTGGTTGTGGGGCTGGAGGCGATTCGGGATCGGAGCGATTCATCGGCGTTGCTGCCCCAGTTGAAGATCCCCGCATTGATCATGGGCGCCCATGAAGACAAGGCAATTCCGCCGGAAAAATCAACGGGCATGGCCGAGCAAATTCCCGGCGCCCAACTTTGCATGGTGGCCGCTGCCGGTCATATGGTAAACATTGAGCAACCGGACGCATTTAATTCCGCGTTACTTGATTTTTTACGTGACAATTAA
- a CDS encoding DsrE family protein, with product MNEITELNILWTNDNIMTSEKMVFMYAINAKKNNWWDKVTIIIWGAPAKLVSENKDIQALINEAQSQGVIITACKACSDQLGVTDILEELNIEVKYWGKPLTEILKSKEKLITV from the coding sequence ATGAATGAAATTACTGAATTAAACATATTGTGGACGAATGATAATATAATGACCTCAGAAAAAATGGTGTTTATGTATGCAATTAATGCCAAAAAAAATAACTGGTGGGATAAAGTAACAATCATCATTTGGGGTGCGCCGGCAAAACTTGTAAGTGAAAATAAAGACATTCAAGCGCTGATAAATGAGGCACAATCGCAAGGGGTAATTATCACAGCATGCAAAGCATGTTCAGATCAGCTTGGGGTCACAGATATTCTTGAAGAATTAAATATCGAGGTTAAATACTGGGGAAAACCTTTAACCGAAATTTTGAAGTCAAAAGAAAAATTAATAACTGTATAA